AGGTGCGGCCCCAGTGCTCGGACATTTCCCCCACCAGTCGCTCCGGCAGGCGGGTACTGCGCCCGAAGGCTTTGCGGGCCAGCGCCAGGGTCCGTTCCTGCTCGGGGACAAGGTCGCCCCGGTTTCCCAGACGCTCCAACAGGCGGCCATAATCCGCGTCTGTCGCGTGGGCGTGGGCCAGGCGCGACAGCAGCGCCTGTTGACGGCCTCGGCCCTCGGCAGCGGCTTCGGGGAGATAGGTGCTCTGATCCCAGCCTAACACCGATTCTATGTTGTTCAGGTCCCTGATTTCCCGGTAATGGTCCAGAAAAGCCTGCCAGTCGCCGCCCTGCGAATGAGTTGTGGTCATGACTCAAGATAGTGGATTAGGTCTGGGAAAGCGCATGGCACGGCCAATCCTTAGCAAGCCCAATCGGCATCTCCATTTGAACCGTAAGCTCCCAGCGAGGACACAGGAAAAGGGCGCACCTGATCGTGTGCCCCTTCGGTCCTTTTAGGGTTGAATGCCGACGGTGATGCTGGCCGTGTAACCGGTGCTCAGGCTACCGCTCACCCGGGGCATCTGAGCCTGCACACCGTCGCTGAACACGTTGTCGGACGCCAGGGTGATGCGGTTCAGGTTGGCGACACTGCCTGAGTAGCGTCCATCGGCGTACACAGCGCGGCTCACGTCCTCCGGCATGGCAATCTGGGAAACCAGGGCCACATTCTGATTCACATTGCCCTGCGCCGCTGTGGCGAGGTTGGGATAAATCTCGAAATGGATGTGTGGCCAGCGACCTGCGTAGCAACCGGGAAACACCGTCTGGAAGGTCACCTGTCCGCTGCCGTCCGTGACCTGGGCACCGCGCAGGAAATCCTCGTCCACGATGGCCTGCGAGTACAGCGAGTATTCGCCGTCTGGGGTGCAGTGCCACACGTAGATCACGTAACCGCTCAGCGGGGCACAGTTCGTAGCTACATTGACCAGCGTCATGGTCAGTGTCAGGGGCACGCCGTCCACTGCCGCGCCGCCGTCTATAGAGCGGGTCAGGTCACGGCGGACAATACCGCTGTTTTCCAGGATGTTGACCGTCTGGCCGGATGCCTGGCTGCCGTCGG
The sequence above is a segment of the Deinococcus radiophilus genome. Coding sequences within it:
- a CDS encoding dioxygenase family protein encodes the protein MTDKELLLVTPEDHDDHDHAPDDFTHLGLGVDAGMMTRSVMDRRRVLSLGALGVGALLGAATLGRGALAGGGGPPLPPAGGPPPGGIGGGPGGGQGDADTVTSVNGECTTLPTETQGSYPADGSQASGQTVNILENSGIVRRDLTRSIDGGAAVDGVPLTLTMTLVNVATNCAPLSGYVIYVWHCTPDGEYSLYSQAIVDEDFLRGAQVTDGSGQVTFQTVFPGCYAGRWPHIHFEIYPNLATAAQGNVNQNVALVSQIAMPEDVSRAVYADGRYSGSVANLNRITLASDNVFSDGVQAQMPRVSGSLSTGYTASITVGIQP